The Montipora capricornis isolate CH-2021 chromosome 1, ASM3666992v2, whole genome shotgun sequence genome contains a region encoding:
- the LOC138021688 gene encoding uncharacterized protein: MALNGQSITWIAKNALLAATIGAGGSILVNTVRRDSERAKKILCYTAVSGLTGLSVGCTYAAVKKQNLFTYSLSTGVSFFTISGMFFVIRDNLLVSTKAHECRQTLDKLQGNPTMTTRQEAMSSMQASTVSGGVTGMLLSFAIWRGPSIALLNLIQGVLIAAMGQWSVDKCRIWILEETIKYHYPELVANAKRNEESWEKWMTRKLTGRSYGSLLKEKLRSYEIQLQLLEEEEARLLRLIEERDSEESR, from the exons ATGGCCCTAAATGGTCAATCCATTACTTGGATTGCTAAGAATGCACTCTTGGCAG CTACCATTGGTGCTGGAGGAAGTATTTTGGTCAACACAGTACGTCGTGATTCGGAGAGAGCCAAGAAAATCCTCTGTTATACAGCAGTGTCAG GTTTAACAGGTTTAAGTGTAGGATGCACTTATGCTGCCGTTAAGAAGCAAAACCTATTCACCTATTCTCTTTCTACTGGAGTGTCATTTTTCACTATTTCTGGCATGTTTTTTG TGATCCGTGACAATCTGCTGGTTTCCACAAAGGCCCATGAGTGCAGACAGACGTTGGACAAATTGCAGGGGAATCCAACAATGACCACAAGGCAGGAAGCAATGAGCAGTATGCAAGCGAGTACTGTCAGTGGTGGGGTTACTGGAATGCTCCTGTCTTTTGCCATAT ggAGGGGTCCCAGCATTGCTTTGTTGAACCTTATACAAGGTGTCTTAATAGCAGCGATGG GCCAGTGGTCGGTTGATAAGTGTCGGATATGGATTTTGGAAGAAACAATCAAATACCATTACCCTGAACTAGTCGCCAATGCCAAGCGGAATGAAGAG AGCTGGGAAAAGTGGATGACTAGAAAGCTGACCGGTCGAAGCTACGGCTCGCTTCTAAAGGAAAAACTCCGCAGTTATGAAATTCAGTTGCAATTACTTGAGGAAGAGGAGGCGAGGTTACTTCGGTTGATCGAGGAACGGGATAGTGAGGAATCGAGATga
- the LOC138052179 gene encoding uncharacterized protein, with the protein MGQWSVDKCRIWILEETIKYHYPELVANAKRNEESWEKWMTRKLTGRSYGSLLKEKLRSYEIQLQLLEEEEARLLRLIEERDSEESR; encoded by the exons ATGG GCCAGTGGTCGGTTGATAAGTGTCGGATATGGATTTTGGAAGAAACAATCAAATACCATTACCCTGAACTAGTCGCCAATGCCAAGCGGAATGAAGAG AGCTGGGAAAAGTGGATGACTAGAAAGCTGACCGGTCGAAGCTACGGCTCGCTTCTAAAGGAAAAACTCCGCAGTTATGAAATTCAGTTGCAATTACTTGAGGAAGAGGAGGCGAGGTTACTTCGGTTGATCGAGGAACGGGATAGTGAGGAATCGAGATga